Proteins co-encoded in one Hyla sarda isolate aHylSar1 chromosome 4, aHylSar1.hap1, whole genome shotgun sequence genomic window:
- the LOC130366986 gene encoding uncharacterized protein LOC130366986, with amino-acid sequence MELKGLGFVPLLLAFWCAAWLATSYIMTVVLGHAASPLMSISDVGNFFPENILLRIGFIGTSIGTLGLTLLIYKYMVMHTEEFRGHQVLIQRILLAIVWASCFGTAVMHVFSPKEYPRIHFVSMIISITCEALYYLGQSIQMYKLPGAKKVIHHSRCTCCGLTFVCVIFYFGYKTLKELFYNDEDWDEIHEITTIIIEWVMLLLILINIVTYYSTMQRLLLTVSRNSCTLSLRVKIDDFGV; translated from the exons atggagctaaaaggtttggggttcgtccccctcctgttggcatTTTGGTGTgcagcctggcttgccaccagctacatcatgacggtcgtcctcggccatgccgcctcgccactgatgagcatcag tgacgtgggaaatttctttcccgaaaacatattattgagaattggattcatagggacatccattggcactttgggacTTAcccttcttatttataagtatatggtaatgcatactgaagagttcaggggtcatcaggtcctgatccagaggatcctgctggccattgtgtgggcctcctgtttcggcacagctgtcatgcatgtattttcccccaaagaatatcccaggatacactttgtcagtatgataatttcaattacatgtgaagccttatactaccttgggcagtccatccagatgtataaattaccaggagcaaaaaaagtcatccaccatagtagatgcacctgctgtggcctgacttttgtctgcgtaattttctattttggatataaaacattaaaggaattattctataatgatgaagactgggacgagatccatgaaatcaccaccataatcatcgagtgggtgatgcttctactgatcctgataaacatcgtgacctattattccaccatgcagaggttattgttgaccgtctccagaaacagctgcacactctctcttagagtaaaaattgatgacttcggggtgtag